Below is a window of Nomascus leucogenys isolate Asia chromosome 16, Asia_NLE_v1, whole genome shotgun sequence DNA.
TTAGGTGGGCCAGAGAAAGGCAGGCACCTATGCGGAGAAGCAGCCTGGTGTGAGGGGTCAGAGCCACAGATGGCTGAGGAGAGCAGCAATGGTGACAGGTAGAGGGTGGTGGGGGCACTGGGATGGTGCAGCCAGTGTAGAGTCAGAGCCCAAAGAGAGTCAGGTGTCCGCATGGGGGAGCAGCCTGACATGCCAGTTCGAGCCTCAGCAGAGGGAATGGGGAGGGCACCCTCCTACGTGGGCAGCTTGGTGCCTAGTTCTGGATCCCACACAGAGGACTGTGAGGACATCCACACAGAGGAAAGGCTCAGGGCCTGGTGTCAAGGCTCATGCAGGGTGAGGAGGGCACTCAGATGTGCGGGTGACCCAGTGAGGGGAATCAGAGATCAAGCAAGTAAAATGTACTCACATGTGGGTAGCCCAGAGTGGTGGGTCAGAGCTAGGTAGGGTGAGGAGAGCATTCTTACGCCACAGAGGAGGTCCAGTGTTGAGTGCTGGAGCCCAAGTGAGGTGTGGAGAGCATCCATCTGTGAGGGCGGCCTAGAATGCAGTACTAGAGAGAAGGATGTCCATGGCAGTGCGGGCAAGCCAGCAGAGGGTGTTGGAGCTCAAACAGGGTAAAGAGGGCATCTATGATAGGAGCAGCCAGGTGTGAGATGTCAGAGCCTTAGGAGTGCAAAGAGGATGTCCATGTGGGAGAGGGGCAGCAGTGGTGATGAGAGATTGGTTACATACAGGGAGATtgatcaaataatttaaatatcttaaagcTAGTGAGACTCAGTTCCTCAATGTCAAGAGAAGGATGGAGCCCTACAGTATTGTTAGAATTGGAGGCACCTGTATGATGTCATGgatttcaatagatacagaagTTTAAATAGGAACATGTAGGTATGTATATACTAATGTTCTCTAAATGTGTCCCCTGAAAAGGCCTAGGAGTGGCACTTTCCCCAAGGCAATGAGCACACCTGGTGCTCAGATCTTGGCTTCTAAGTACCACTTGGCACTAAAAGAAACCAGGGATCCTTGAAGAAATGGCCAATTCCAGGGTTGGGGCAGGGaaagtacaagatgagcctggaacatcttgctGTGGCAAAAAAGTAAAGAAGGGTTCAACAATGAAGATTTGTCAATAGGCCACAGAAGCCAGTTGGCCGCTGAACAAATTAGAGACAGTATGAGCatcaaaataatgacaataacaataaaatgtggTTCCTGGGCCAGCAGCACTAACAGTaccacctggaaacttgttagaaatgcacattctcaggtcTCACTCCATACCTACAGAATCAGGAACTCTAGAGATGGGACCTGGCAGTCtttgttttaacaagccctccaaaAGATTCTGACacacactcaagtttgagaaccactgaatcaGGAAACTATGAGTTCATATTGAAAAGTAAATCAACTGAAAGTTTGATGAGGAGCATAATATTTACATAATCTCAAAAGTACCACCTCAAAAATACTATAAAGAGAGTAACTCTACAATTAATTCTGGGATACACCACCTTAATCAAGTGATCAAAGTGAACATAAGCCACGAAACAAACTGCAATTGGGCACCATCTGATGCAATAATACAACTTCTGTGATATTTCGGCTACACAGATGCATAACCTGAATTTAATAATGAGAAGACATCAAACCCCAACCAAGGGTTATTCTACAAAATCGCTGGTGcatgatctttaaaaaatagcaaGGTCATGACAATAAGGGAAAGAATGAATTGCTATTCTAACTCATTCTAATGATAGTAGACATATTAGAAGTGTTCAGTAAGGTCAGGTACTGtgtggttcgtgcctgtagtccaagctactcaggagactgaggcaggaggattgcttgatgccaggattTTGAAGCTGCAGTATGCTATGATCACACCTACGaacagccattgcactccagcctgggtgtcagaacaagacttcatctcagaaaaaaaaaaaaaaaaaaaaagtactcaatacatatttattgagtgaaatgGTTTAAGTAGCTCTGGAATTTTGGTTTCAAGTCATTAGAATATTTCTGTAAGAAGGCAGGATGTAGATCAAAAATCTAAACTTATTATTTTACCCTATTACTTTTGTAATGGTTTAAGTCAAAATAGTTTATCTTGAGTCATTCTTTTGAAATGACTTATTTTGTGAGACACgatcttgctgttgcccaggctggagtgcagtgacacgaacacagctcacagcagcctcaacctcctggactcaagctatcatcccacctcagtctccatgtagctatgtagctgggaccacaggtgcatgccaccatgaccagctaattttttattttttgtagcatcgggggtcttgccatgttaggctggtcttgaactcctgaactcaagtgatccttccaccttggcctcccaagtgctgggattacaggtgtgggccactgcatctggcctattttttaaaaaactgacaaaaatttatatatatctaatatggtactgtgtaatatataattacacattatatatcattacatatattatatatatatatatggtactGTGTATTTGTTTTGAAAGATGGATACATTGCAGAATGGCCAAATTGAGCGAATTAACATCACATACTCATCTAtttctgtggtgagaacacaAAATCTATGCTGATTTCCAAGGATACAttgttattagctatagtcatcaTATTGTATAATAgatttgttgaatttatttctcctgaaattttgtatcctttggccagcatctcccacccccaccccctcaaccagcccctggtaaccatcattctactcctGGTTCTATAAGCTCAActtttttggattccacatataagCAAGATCGtgaagtatttgtctttctgtgcctggcatatttcacttaacataatgtccatcagttccatccatgttgtcacaagtaacaggatttaattttttatggctaaTATCCCACTGTGTATACagaccaccttttctttatccattcatttgttgatagacttaggttgattccatatcttggctactgtgaatgctgctgcaatgaacatgggagtacagattaTCTCTTCCACatactcatttcattttcttcagatATTAATGTATacttagtagtgggattgctagatgctataggtagttctattttcactttttgaggaacctctactGTTTTCCGTAATGGCTGTGccactttacattcccaacagtgtGTAAGGGTCTCCTTTTCtgcatatccttgccaacacttccttcatctttttgataacagtcaTTCAACAGGTGTCAGGTATTATcattatctcactgtggttttaatttgcatttccctcatgattaGTGATCTTGGACATTTCTTCATATACCTGTCAGCCATGTGTATGTTTCCTTCTGAGACATGTCAATTCAGGTCAAGTCATTCCTTCTAACAGTAACTGGAGAGCAAAGCCAAATTAAATTAAGGCACTTCCCAGTAACATTAAGCCGTATCTTCAGCATTTGGAAGAATGTTTTCTGAGCCTTCATGCGGTAAATCCAAAAGGGagttttgttcactgctctaACCTACTGCCTagagcaatgcctggcacatagcaggcactcacgGTTGTTGAATTATTAGGCAAAACATGCATAATATCTTTATTATCTTAGCAGAGGGGGTAAATCCTCAAGTCACAATatacagagaacagaaagtaagttgtaaaatattttttattgtaaaaacaaAGTCAATAAAGGTTGACAATGTAAATGTTATCTCAGAACATTTCCCCTTGGTTCCTGAATTTGCTAGATTCCTATGTACCAGCAAATCTCCATTAGCATTTTTCAGGTTTCATGATCCTTTTCAGATATGTTGGttgattatatgtatatattgcttAGAAACAAAAATCCACCTGAtattaaaacaaaccaaaaaaaaatcataaaagcaagcaaacaaacaaaaaaccctagttttgttgtgcttttctttcacatttcctACAGGGAGATTTGTATATCTCAGATGCTTTCAAAATCTAATAGGTAAGTAAAATTAGTGCCTTAACCAAACAGTAAGATACCAAAGAATCCTCCATCACAAGTTACTGAATCAAACTTCTCATGACATTTGCGGTATGTTCagatttgaagattttttaaatatagaatttaaaacaaactttagaCTGCTGATTTTCCATATTTCAAAGACTGTAGTTGTTTGCAGCATATAAATGGAGAGAGTAGTGCAAAACACATCAAGttttatatgataaatatatactttcAACCTAATGGCTGCCTCAAAAGTAAAGAGTGAACAATTACTTCTCAAAATAAATCTAGATTGACTTAAAGTTCACAATTTAGAAATAGCAATTGCTACTCTATTTCCACAGATTGCAAAATGATTTCAGATACAGGTTACACATACAattgttttacaaaaatagaaatattgttTGGGATTTTacaaaactttataaaatataacacTATATTTGCAAATTCAAGATAGTTTCACACTGAAATAGACAATACTTCCACAATATGAAGTGTAGCCAAACTTAAAGTGGTCTGCCTTGAGGCCATTCTTACATATTATCTCTTCCAAATCTTCAAGCCTAGGTAAATCTGTGCTCTAACACAGGCTTTGTAAAAAAGAGACTGTTTATTTTCAAGGGTTTTATAAGATTTTCAATCCAGAAAAAAGGGTTTTATAAGATTTTCAATCCAGAAATAATGTTAAAGCAGATGAATTTATATCTAAAAATGTCTTACTAAAGGTAGAAGCTAATGCAGTATGACAATTCTATATAACTGATAAATTTCAAACCAAATTCCTAAGAATGACAAcctattattaatttaaaatatatatttgacaatTATAATTTGGGAcctatataaaacaaaaatataatcacaactattttatggaaaaatatttattcatatagaGTGAAAATACCTCCAAACTTAGTTATTTGTAGCTGTCAGATGAGAAGTATTTCCTAATTACACCCATTCATAAACACTCATTTTATCACTTCAAAGAGCACCAGTGTATTTTTTCAACAAACCAGAAAGTAAGAAGGTAGGgggcttatttcatgtaacagTGCTATTATGATAAGGCACCACTAGGTATATGAAAAAGCCAAACAAAGTATTTCCAAATCATGTGTTTTTGTTACTGGTGTCTTAACCATTAGACAGGATGGTTAGAAAAAAGCTACTAACATTATTAATGGACCACATTATAGCCCCTTTCCCACCATTCTGTGCTTTTAGTTTTACttataacagaaatgaaaacaacaatgtAGTACATGATCTGTTAAACAAACATCTTTTCCCAACCTTCCAAGAAAATAACctaaaaataaacaggaataagaaacaaaaaatttatcTGATATATTTGCAAAAGTCTATCCCTGTAGAAGAGTGCAAGGAGTGGGAGAAGGCAGGGGGACCTACTTTCTATGGAATATATTGAGGCACATAGGTTACAAGTTTCTCAGGCAAATTCATGGCTagaacaaaacagagagagagcTCAGAATCAACTTCCCCCACAGTTGATTTCTCAGATAGCCACACCTGATTAAACACTCCCAAATGTGTCCTTAGTCACTGctatcatcatcgtcatcatcatcagaCATATCATTTAAAGGAGACTTCAATGACTGACTGTAAGAGTCTGATCTAGCAGGCTGGCATGTGGCCATGTCCCCAGTAGAAAGCAGGTCATAGCAGAAGTCACAAATCCGCACAGGCTTAGAGGACTGGCTGGGAAGAAGAAATCTCTTTTCAGAGCAGGGCCCACAGACAACAAAACCACATTTGCGGCAATGGTGGCGACGATTAACAGGTGTGAATTTTGCTTTCTGACAACGCATACATACAGTAGCCTCAGAGTCAGGAACCCAGACAGCAGCATGTTCATTACTGGGTGTCTTCCCACTTTTGGAGAGTAAATCAgtaacacatttatttatgtgATTCATCCATTCTGATTTCTCCGTAGCAGTGGCAGCATAAACTGCAAAAGATTTAGTTGGTGTCTTGATTAGCCATCCATTCCTTAAGTCTCCCTCATCTTTGATGGAATCAATAGTGACATTTTCCAGGGGAATAATATGttgtttgttatattttttcttctggatGACAATATTGCCATATACAAGAATatcattaaataagaaaaactgcCTTGCTTTGGGCTTTTTTCTGCACAACTTAGTCAATACTCCTTCTCCAATAAGAACTCGTCCAGGTATAGTTAAAGGTTGACCAGCTGCTCCAAAACAGTTTTCCACTATACTTATACGTCTAGTATTTGCTTCACTGTTTGCCAAGCGATCCACCATCTTTCACtaatagccttttaaaaaagagaaaaaaaattagcacatataaattataaattcctATAggttaattaatataaattaagcTAACAAATCATTGCTTTTACACAAAggcaaaatgttctaaaattcttTCCCTCTAAGATAATTACTGAGCACACCAAAAGGGCTaacatttctcaatttttaaaatgatcaaaaaCACTTATTTATCATCTCCACGTAGCACCATACTAGTTAAGCAGGTATTTGTAAAAGTATAGACTTCCTACAGACATAATTGAATGAAAGATGATTGGATAATTAACATAACTTATCTCTGCAAAATAATAAACCCCATTCAATGAAATGTAATCTCAATGGGATTCTGAACAATAGAGAACAAAATGTTACACAAACTAAGAAAAATGACTACAATTTTCACAGTAAGCTATTATCACTGAACTACAGCCTTAAttctctcacctggattactaGAACTGTTTCCCAACATGTGTCCTGGCCTTCAGTCTTGCCCCCAAATCAATCTTTGGGCAGTGATCTCTAAAACGCTAATTTGACCCCATCATTGCTCAAAATGATCCCTTAACCTATTAAATACAGGGTGTTCACGGCCTTTCATTACTTGGTTCTTACTTGTCACTCTAACCTCACCCTAAGTCACTCTTCACCTCAAATGTCATATTCTAAGAACACTCTACTACTTGTAGTCCATTTCACTGTTGTTCCTTTTACTACTTACTACTGCAGCTAACTCATATTCATCCTTCAAGACTTAGTTTAGGTTATCGTtgtctcctccaggaagccttctttaAACTCCCATGCTAGACTAAAACCTTTCCTGTGAGCTATCCATATTCCATGTATATTCTAGCTTCACTTTTACCAAAGGACTGAAATCTGTTCCTCCAGAGACCACGCGGAACCTAAAAAGCAGAGATCATCTGATAGCTTTGTTTGAAACTGATATGGTCTGACACAGAAAAGGtactaaaaaatgttaataacattttaacaatgtGCAAAACACCCTATTAATCTAAACATTTAATCTCTAAGTCCAATATTGACTTTACTCAAGTCCCAGAGTTGTATCCTATTTCAAACCTACTAAACTAATACTACTATACTATAACCAAGTCATACTAAAGAACAATAAGCCTTGAGAAGAAGAACATTTAAAGTTTAAAGACTAACAGCATAGTATAAGTTCCAGTATTCAGCTCAAAAACTGACACTATAGCCCTTCTTGGTCTTCATTATAAAGGACACTAGAATTCTGGTTATTCCTGAATTCTGTCTTCCCGCAAATCTTGGGTCCTTATAAAGCTCTCTTGTCCTCCACAAAGGTAGGATGTAGCAGGCCTAAAAGTTGTTCCCAAGAATTAAAAGGATAATGCGTGGTTCCAAACTGGAAAGATTTCTAATTAGGACTAATATGCCAGCCAATTAAAAGCCTACTATCCTATGCACAAGTacatcacagaaaaggaaataaaaacggCTAATAAACAGGAAAAGAGGCTCAATCTCTATCATAATTAAAGAAATGATATTAAACAGTATATTTTTCACTtagattaataaaaatttttaaatttactaagaTGCAGTACTCATAAAGGTATAGGGAAATAGGTACCCTCGTACACTACAGAGAATATGTGTATTCACCAATCTAATTAAATAAATTCCACTCACATGCATAAAGATATGTACAAGGATAATCAGCACAGCATTGTTTATAACAGGAAAACAATTGGAAAAGCTCCAAATAGCCATCAAGAGGAACTGGTTGAAAAAGTTATGACACACCCTTAATCATATATCTTGAGAATAAGATAGATCTAAAACCAGTGACAAGGGAAATCCTCAAGATCTTTAGGTGGGGAAAAGAGATGAACTTCctgatctcatttttatttcaaataaataccacatttcATCACATCTAAGATGCTATAGATTTTAAGACATATTTATGTGCAActcataaagagaaaaatgttgccAATTAAACCACAGCATACCGTTGATTATAAGACTaatttcaaatacataaaatacagtaaaaaaatgTTCATCTTTAGACTCAATGGAATACATATTTCAAAAGCATAATCATAGACATCTGTATATGTAAGCACACACAGAACATAAAGTTACAAAATATATACTACACTATCAACAATGGTAATTTATCTCTGGAAAGTATAATTATGGATCATTTTTTCATACTTTACATTATATTCAGACATTCCACAAGTATTTGTCAGGCACTTAGGATCTAGCTgcaggaaaagtaaaaataaacaccaTAGGCGATCATACTTGAGTATGTGACaacagataaaaattttaaaaaataataaattaaacaatacaGGCAAAGTCCCTGCTCTTCAGGGTTTACATTCTAGctggggagggggaaagagaaaacaaaattgagaatCTAGTACTAATCaatgctatgatttttttttaaagtgatttttaaaagaaactgagaGCTATTCAGACTAGATGGTCAGGAAAGGCCTTTCTATAATGGTGTCATTTCAGCTGTAGTAGATGGACAGACATAAGAAGAGGTAAGGATAGGGGAGAATATTCCAGACAAAAGGAGTAACTGCAAAGGCCCTAAAGCAGGAAAAGACAttggcactttaaaaaaaaactgaaaggatCTATTTATCTCCACCTGAATCAACTACTGAGTCCACCCATTTGAATATATAGTTATTAATTAACTCATATACAACACAAACAGATTTCCTATTATTGCTACTATGAGAATTAATACTATCATAAATTTGTACtgtgtttttcatattattttctgatttgaaCTGTTTGAAATGCCTATGAAGTTACTAGAGGAGTTTCTATTGTCCCCCAAAGAAGCATCTAATAATATTAGCTGAACTGTGAGctgatgaagaaattaaggcacaaagatatttaataatgtaaaagCAAAACTTAACTTGGAATGAACTCTACTCATAGGGAGTCCAACCAATGTGCTGAGCACTTTGCACTTATTACTGTATTTCCTTCTCACAGCAACCTTATGATACATGCACTATTagctccattttatggatgagtaaaCAGCCAAAGaggggttaaataacttgcccaaggctgtCACAGCAGAACAGGCCTCAAATCTGATTTCTCTGTGATGTTACAGTATGTTATGGTATACTAATTGTTCCTTAGAACTCCACTGAATCTACAAGAACTCTAAGGAAGCTATTAACTAACCTCTGGACCTTCACTGCAAACCCTAAAAATACTGAAGATAAGGGAATACTATCTTGAACAAATCACCTGAAAGGATGGATATGTCATGATTTACCCAGCTGTTGTCTTGATAATCTTTCATTGTCCAAATGTTTCAACATATTAAGTCTAAATCTTTGTTCATAAATCTTTCTCCCTGTTTAATAATGATGCAACTTAAGCGAGGTTTGGGGCATTAATAATTAGTATTTGGCTGCAGCAAAGCAAATAGCTTTCAAAGTTTGACAATGACCaacataaacacattttatattgCAAGGTTACAAACACTCGTATAATTATTTCAACAATGAATGATGCATTCTTTTATCTTCATTTGTTTTAATGATTCTGGCAGCCCACTTGATTGATTGGTGGGTTGTGACCTATATCTGAAAAACTATGGGCATGCACAAAACCTAAAGCCTTTGGCCTTAAGCAGCCTCTTCCATTATCCTTTTTGGTCCTGAATATTTTCTGTATGTGTTAGACATAAAAAAGATGGTAAGCAATGAACTAAAAAAACCCAGGAATACATAAATGctgccctgcacacacacacacaaacacatgtaagagagagaaagagagaatggtgGTAGCGAAATAGGAGGCTGCAAGGAAAGAAAGGAGTGGGGAGAGGTTATCAAAAGGGAAATCAAAGTACCACTTTTATCTGGGTTACAGCTAGATACCCCAAATAATGTTCTTTGGTAAACTGGATTAGAGCACTACCATTTGGTTCAGGGCCTAAGCAAGGCCTCTCCCTTCCCCTAAAGCCCAAATCTAAATTTACCTCCAGCACACTGAGGTGCCCCAAGCAGTAAAAATGCTACACTTTTGTGAGAGGATTAGAATACAAGATTACAGGGCCTAGCCAAGGACTGAGTCCTTCCCATATCCTACTCATTGAGGGGGGGAAGCAGAAGAGAGCTATAAACATGGCCCAATTTGATTAATGTCTACTTTTCTTGGGAAAGAATACCAGTGTATATAGGAAGAACTAAGAGAAAGCTTTCCCATCCCCTTGCAGAAGTGGCTTCATAGAACAAATTccaagaagtaaataaaattactgGCTCAAAAGGCATGAATAAAGAATCTTGCTACCTTTTACAAAATTTCCATTCTGGAAGTAACACCAATTTACCAAGCAGCACAATGACAGTATCCATTCCATCTTGTCCTACAtatggtatttttctttaaaaatttcagcaagcatgacagatttttaaaagcatcttgctttattcattttactcacttttatttagtgtttattcattcaacaattattcaCTGAGCACTCTCTAGATGCTGGGTATTACGCTTTTCTTCTCAGAGCTTAGAGGCCAGTGGAAGAGAAagcccataaataaataaataggtaattcCAAAAGATGAAGTACAATGAAGGAAATAAGCCGGTTGTCGAGATACAGGGGAAAACTCATTTAGATTGAGTAGTACAAAAAGGCCTCACTGAGGTTGTATTATAAACTGAGTCTTAAGGGATGAGGAGTCAGCCATGCAAAGGAAATACCATAAGCAAAGGTCCTAAGATAGGaaggaaaatacttttaatttaattgaatGTTTTCTTCCGTAGCTACCTAATGAGGTCAATGATTTTCTAATGTGTTTATTAATCACTTGCATTTTAAAGACTATATATTTAGAAGTTATTAATCTATGCATGTGTTGCACATAAAGACTAttaatctcttttttgttttcctagtaTATTAATCTATAGTTTTATGGTGTTTGACATGATGTCAGTTGTATTTCTTAAGCAGTTAAACTTACAGATCTTTTCTTTGCGCTATTTTTCTTCCATCACTCCTAAGCTTCCCTATCCAGATATCAGATGCACGAATTTATTATCTATGCTTTATGACACAAACtctacatttaattattttatccaCCTAAAATGTATTCTGGCACACATAAAAACacttttttgcttttcaaatatttgcattCTAAAAGAGCTAATTGTTCCAGAAACACCAAGAACTGTGTGACCTCAGATATCCTTACTTGTAGATGGAAATAATAGCAGATACATCAGGGAAAAGATGAATGAGATAACCCATATAAAACGTTCAGCAAGCAGTCCAATGAGTGGTAGCTTGCATTAATGCTGTTAGTAATCTAATCTACTGATTGATGTCACTCTCATATTAAATTTTTACCTATTCTAAGATCTGCTTCTGGGCTATCTGCTTTAATCCACTAATCTGTTTCATAATTCTTATGTCAGTACTATATATCTGGTAGCTCTATTCTAGACCATTACTCaactttcttaaaaacattttaactaaTCTTGTTTATTTGTCCAGATAAAAtctacttagaacagtgcttctcaaccTTAGCTTCCCATTGGAATCACAAGGCAGATTTAATCTCTggcatatcagaaaaaaatgttcaccCTCAATTGACTATCTGGGTccaaaatactttttgtttttaatattttaagtaattttatgacgaacttacaaaaataagaataaaggggtagtttttaaaaaaactttaagagAAAGCtttataaaaacttaaacataacaAATCTTTTAATTCCATCTTTCTCTGATATTAAAggtatatatatccaaaatag
It encodes the following:
- the PLEKHF2 gene encoding pleckstrin homology domain-containing family F member 2 → MVDRLANSEANTRRISIVENCFGAAGQPLTIPGRVLIGEGVLTKLCRKKPKARQFFLFNDILVYGNIVIQKKKYNKQHIIPLENVTIDSIKDEGDLRNGWLIKTPTKSFAVYAATATEKSEWMNHINKCVTDLLSKSGKTPSNEHAAVWVPDSEATVCMRCQKAKFTPVNRRHHCRKCGFVVCGPCSEKRFLLPSQSSKPVRICDFCYDLLSTGDMATCQPARSDSYSQSLKSPLNDMSDDDDDDDSSD